The Pelmatolapia mariae isolate MD_Pm_ZW linkage group LG2, Pm_UMD_F_2, whole genome shotgun sequence sequence GGCACAGTGTAAAATTAGACAAGCAGTTTTAACCATGGATACACTTGCTTTTTGTATAATAACCGTTTCAAATCTCAGAACAGGCTTTGAGCATTTTAAACGTACCAAAGGAACTTTTGCAGAATTTCCTCAAGGTTTTTTCAAAATATCACCTTTTCAGAGAACAAGGAAAAAGTCACTGTTCTGAGCTTTGTTaacaacatttattttgttatcCAGGGCTTTCAGCAGTTCTTAGAAAAGCAtagtttttaaatgaactttggTTACTAAGAGAGGTTATACAGGGCACTGGTGTATTTGGAGGAACTTTTGAGGTTTGTTTTGTCGTTGTTAAGCTAAACTAAAATGTTGCTGGTGCCCAAAATTAGTCACACTGGACATagaatgaaaatttaaaaaaaacaacttccctTAATACTGTTCCTATAATCACGAGAGGACACAGAATGTATAGTCCCATTAGAGAAACTGATTTACCTGACAGCAAAGTTATCTATTTAAATAAAGGTTAGCGCAAAGTAGGTCCAAGTAGGGTTCGAATCTGGTAGCTGGGGCCTTTTTACATGTACTTTGACTTCCTGGTAGCCAAGTTTGGGGGGATTCCCACTGTCCTATCTCTATCAGCCCTGACTACGCCCTCTCAACCTGTGACAGCTGAGATAGGCTTCAGCTAGACGTGGGCAGATCAAACCAGATATCAATAATATCGGTATcattttttggaaattaaaagaaatatgCCACAAACATAACATATGTTATTTATAGCCTATAGCAGATTTACAGATTTAAACAAGAGAAGCcaacccaaagtgctttagagaaAGGTACATTTGCATTCCAGATCACCAAAATCTCCAAAAATCCCAGTTTCTGTCACCCAAACACAGAACTAGGAAGACAAAAGTATAGTAAAAATCACAGCTTTACTCAACACTTAAAAAGCAACAGAGAACAACAACTAACTAAACTACTGTAGGGATGTACGCATGGATGTAAACTCATACATCATGAGGGAGAACACGACAAAGAACAAAGGGAGACAATAGATGCACAGCAGAAGCAAGAATGGACACACCTGGGGTACACAGGAggctatcaaagtaaaacaggaaacagcacACTCGATCAAGACCGAGACACATGAAGTTCACATAGGACTGGACCACAGatgaataaacatgaaagtaGAGGGAAATCAGACAAACACGGGGACATGACCAGGGAGATAAAGGATAACAAAACTCGGAGACTAGACAGACTAAAACAAGAGACACTGATGACAAGGCAGAGACGAAACCAAGGAACAGACTAGACACGAGAAGAGAACTAACATACACTGCTCTCTCCTGCATACGCCGTCTTCACAGGTATCAGTACTGTATCAGCAACACTgaccctgtatttacttggtatcagattGATACCATGTGTGCAGTATTGCACAGCACTAGCTTCAGCGACCCTGAAATGGataatggaagaaaatggatgtatggttagatttatttatttttaacagattacatcacatttatatataaaaagagTCTTGCTAGCAatagtaataatagtaatagcTTCAAAAGTTAACCCATTGTGCCATTTTGCTCATGATTAGACTTCCATGTTCCTATTTGTGGCTATTGCCTTGCTGCTTTCTGAAATTGTGTAACACAGATTTTCACATAGCAGGACACTGAATATAAGTGGATGAAAGCATGTGTTTGCGGAGGAGTTTAGCCTTAAGGGGAATGAGGTATGATCACAAATTGTTATTCTTTGTAGTACTTAGCTCTGTGAGGTTGCGGCAGTATTTTTGTGTTAAGAAGCCCTGCGGCCTGCGTTCACTGTTTTGTGTGTTCCTCTGTGAGCAGATACCCCACCTCCCCACCCTCGGGCTTCTTCTCCCCCTTTCGACTGCCTCTCCCttagctgtttgtttttaagtagAGCTCTTATCAGAGCTGGTAGAAAGGAAGCTAGTTTGACTAATTAGACCTTGCAAATATTTTTCGTTCCTGCATGCAGTTCAATAGAAAAGTGCATTTTCCAGGGATCATCACCCACGTTGTTTCCATAGGCTATCAATGCGCAGATACATCGGATAGTAAACAAACTTTGATATGCCAGGAGAGACACTGAGAAGAAcatcgctgtgtgtgtgtgtgtgtgtgtgtgtgtgtgagtattttGAATACATAATGTGActatgcatttgtgtgtgtgtgtgtgtgtgtgcgtgggtgtgcaTAATGGCTCCTATTCGATTCACTGTAAGTGCACTCTACGGGAGTGGGCGTTCAAAAGTaccttgacttttttttaagtgtacaTGTGTTGGCTTATTAATGGAAATCCTTTTCTGATGTTCTTCATCGTGATTTTATTTAAGGCAAACTCCATATCCTCCTCTggtatgtatgcatgtgtaaaCAGCATCTGTGTGTCGGTGTGCAGGGTGCAGGAGGAGAGTCCCGTGGCTGACAGGCTACTGTCCACAGAGGAGCAGGTGACTCTGATCACAGAGAGTCTGACAGTCACCTCGACTGACCAggaaaagctgctgctgctcaacAAGAACACTGAGCTCCGCAGAGTCAACAAGGAGGTACAGCATCGCATTAAAACCAGCACATATCCTCCGCCGGCCCGCATTTTATTGCTGATGTTGGCAATTACATTTAGTTCTCTCTGAAAACCAGAGGAGAACTGTGGGTGTTGTGTGAAAATTGCTGCAAAGCTGTGAAGAACCATCATTTGAGTTCAATTTTTCACTATTATACAACCTGGGCTTCCTGATTTTAATTAGTTGCTTCttaataaaaaaggaaaccGGGGGGGTAACTCTAATGCATTTAGATTAAGAATGTGCCCAGCTTCAGTTTGTGATGCCAGCATTGTTGTGACGACAGACAGAGTGACGGCAGTAAAGATTAAATGAACGATGCTATTGATTACTGCAGTGGAGGCCTTGGCAGTAATGACTGTTGTGTGATGATGATGTGTCACAGCTGATGAAGCTGAACGAGGACTGGGACCAGGTGTACCGCAGTGCCACGCTGCGTCTACAGCACAGGCTGGAGGCTTTGGAGCTGGAGAACAGCGCAATCAAACAGCTTAACAACAGACTGCTCCTCAAAGTTGAACATCAGCAGGTAAATGCAACAATATTTAAAGCGCTAACACGCCACCGCACGATTTATTCCGGGCATTTGCTTATATACTGAGAAGTGGGTGTCGCAGACGAGGGGATTCCTAAACAGTTATCTTGCGGCTGTTTTAAATAGCCATCGATAACAGATGTGGTTTGCATGTGTGATATTTATTGCTATATTTGGGATTGCAGAGTGCAAAGGAGTACTATGAGCAAGCATTGAtgcaggagctgaagaagaacCAAGAGCTGCAAGAATATATCAGGCTGCTGGAGAGCAGGTTGCACCACCCAGGGAGAGACTTCACACCTGCCAAACCGGTATTGCTCCTGTCAGAGGGTCTCACCTGTACCTGATCACAttgtgcattttcttttctttttttttcagttgtatGATCACAGTGTTGCTcatctctttgtcttttttttccatcaaaGGGAAGCTTTACTACTGTGATGCGAGGTCCAGCTCTGGGCCCCGGAAGTCATCCTGACCTGTCTTGCGGCTCTGCACAAAACCCTTCACCCTCCTTTTTCCCAGCTTCTACCAGCCCAGAGGCTGAGTATCACCGAAAAGGCCAGGCCAGCAGTTCCCCACTGGGAGCGCTGGAAAACTCCAAGCAAGAAGTGCAGGATTTAAAAGAGCAGCTGGAGGCACTAAGATGTCAGGTGGGCTGCTCTCTTCTGCACAGCTTCCAGAAATGTGTCTCTTTCTAATGAGAGGAGAGCAGAATTGATGTCGACTCGCTGTTGCCAGGGAAAGATTTGCTTAATGCTGAAAGAGACTTCAATGAAGCGGTGAACTGCACCACCAAGTGGTGGCTCTGTGCCGTGCAGACATTCATACTAATAAGCGTCCGCAGATTGCAAGATACGGCTTTAACGCTGGCTCGCTGCCATGTCTTTGTCTTGTGTCAGCAGACTGAGATATATGAGGCAGAATATCAGACAGAGCACAACGACCACAAGCACACGCTGCAGGAGAACCGAAggctgaggaagaagagagaggaGATGCGCCAACAGGTGGCACTACTGCAAGAACAGGTAGTGTTTTTGTCTACGCACAagagcacacactcacacaggcgAACACACccacattcatatttaaatcccTTAAGCAAAGATTATGAAACCTGCCTGCTGTCTGATCTTGATCCAAACCTtgcaaaataaatgtaaagcaaTAGAAAATTCATGCAGTGACTGGTTATTTCTTTTGGTTTATAGTGTCAAACTAGAGACTTCAATGCCATGTTTTTATTGGTGTAATATATTTAAACATATTGTAGTAGGCATATATGATTAATCCACAGCTGCTCCCCTTTCAGCTTCGACCTGAATGTTTTAAAGATGTGTTTGTCACTGGAATCTCGTATGTTTTTCTCATCAGCTTAAGATATATGAGGATGACTTCAGACGGGAGCGGTCGGACAAACAGATGCTGCAGAGGCTGCTGTTACAGAAGACGTCTGAACACAAAAACCCTGTGCTCATCCACCGCTGTAATAACGAACAGCAGCTGCTAGGGGGCGACAAGAGACCacaaaatggagagaaaaggaaacagCACCACCCACTCTGCCCAAAGCACCCTAACAGGGACAAAGACTCAGTGTGAGACTTAGAGGGAAAGTGAGCCAtgtttacagaaaatgattGCCTGGTAACATCAGACTCACTAAATGTGTCAGCAGCTCTCAAAGGATCTTGAGTACTAAGTCTCGTCTGGAAAAGCATCATTAGACAAAGTAAAACTCgtcatgtcatttttttaagcacTTCAGCAGAAACATTTGCCAGTGTGTACATAACTCTCACTGCTGCAAGTTTGAAGTTTCCTTATAGTGTAAAAAGAACAACCTTATGAAATATTCCCTTCACAGTCGAagagaaactgaaacaaaaagaacagaaagagaAGTAGGAGACCAGAACTGAGCGAGAAGATGAGTGAACCAAAAACTGTAGTTTGAGCTAAACAAACACCTCACAGATCCTCAGCTGacagcttcactgtttgtgCACCAATATGCTGGTTTGTGAAGGGAAGTAGTTACACACTGCTGTATGTATGACATCATCACTTAGAACAAACATAACCAGACAAGTTTTAGAAGAaagttctttcttttatttttaaggaaTATTTTGAAGCTATAATGACGTCGTTACTTAACATGACAGTTTTCAGCTGTGCTAACTCGATCACTTACCCACATAACTTAACTTATAACTTAATAATTTAGCAATGCGGGACTGATATTGGTTGAAGATGTGCCTGTGTAGATAGTTTAGTCAAAATCAGGCATGATTTATGAGTGTAATTCATCACACTTGCATCGTTTCAGGTTTCCGATATAGagtaaatatgcttttattaGGATTAACATATTTAAGTCGCCTTTTGAATCTTTCACTTCATTGCAACACTTTTGTAAAACCCTATTTTGGAAAATGTCATTTAATATCTGTAATGTTTGattaaagatacagataattaATATCActaataattatattttcattagTTTGTGCAATTAAAGATTGTTTAAATGGCATATGTTGTATATACCATGGTGTTGTAACTATGGATATTTTGTAGTACATTCATGCTTttactgatcaatgatcattcCTGACatctcacaaacacaaaaaaggtgTTATGTTATTAACATAAGGTTTAGCGTCATACTAGTCATCATAATAATGCTTATATATGCATtacaaattatttattctcataTGGATTCATAAATGACAGTTGTGGCTTTATTAAACTATCTGTGTAATGTTCATAGATACTAATTGGCTAATATACAAAGCAGTTATTAGTCAATTAGTAAACATTATAAAATAAAGCATGATTTGATGATCAATTTTAATACATGTATTCACATTGATTCAGCATACCaacacagctgtgctgtttATGTGGTTCTTCAGTGGACGCATTGCACTGAACCATCAAACCTATTTGCAATTTCAGAAAGTTGTACAAGGAAGTAGGGttgagtggggtttttttcctcagAGATTAATGTTTTTGCAGTCTGAAGGAAGCGGTTAGGGCTGCTGCGCCTTTTTACTGCTAAGTGGTCTTTGTCGTCACTGAAACCAGAGGTCACCAAAGAGTGACTGGAGGGGTTTTCCTAAACAAGATTTTCCACAGCATACTTCTAGGTTTTTGTAACAGGCTGTGAAAGGTTGCCTGTCTTTGTATTAAAgggttgttttaattatttggtCATTGATTCATTGATTTTCACAGATATATTCAAAATGAAAATTGCTTGTCAGCACCAAAGTGATA is a genomic window containing:
- the si:ch211-153b23.7 gene encoding uncharacterized protein si:ch211-153b23.7, translated to MDGDLLSLSSSSSLSSSAAEGEPTGGQKDASPKSDSSLPQSQQEPKSAEEELWVQEESPVADRLLSTEEQVTLITESLTVTSTDQEKLLLLNKNTELRRVNKELMKLNEDWDQVYRSATLRLQHRLEALELENSAIKQLNNRLLLKVEHQQSAKEYYEQALMQELKKNQELQEYIRLLESRLHHPGRDFTPAKPGSFTTVMRGPALGPGSHPDLSCGSAQNPSPSFFPASTSPEAEYHRKGQASSSPLGALENSKQEVQDLKEQLEALRCQTEIYEAEYQTEHNDHKHTLQENRRLRKKREEMRQQVALLQEQLKIYEDDFRRERSDKQMLQRLLLQKTSEHKNPVLIHRCNNEQQLLGGDKRPQNGEKRKQHHPLCPKHPNRDKDSV